Within Thermodesulfobacteriota bacterium, the genomic segment CGCGCTCCGCGCCCGGACGAACGGCACCCTCCTGCCGATGCACTCGCCGCAGGTGTGGTCCGGCCCGTCTTCGGACTGGAAGGGGATGCCGCAGACCGTACAGACGGCGCCGGAGATACCCGTAATCCCGCCCGTGCACTCACGGCAGAATCCCGGTCCCCCCTCCCCCCCATCCCCCCTGTCCATACCTCCGCCGCATACGGGGCAGAGGGAGGGAAAGAGTATGTCGAGGAGCGAGGCCGGCATGATAGAGCCCATTATAGCACAACCCCTCGGGCCGGGCCGCAAAAACCCTTTCAAAACCCCGCCTCCTGTGCTATTAAGGTAGGCCATGGCATTCACCGGACTCAAGGCAAGGCTCGCCCGCACGCACAACGCCTTTATGGAGGGGTTGAGCTCGTCGGTCGGAAGTGGGGCGAGGACAGAGGCGCTCGAGCGGCTCGAGGAGGCGCTCATAGGGGCGGACGTGGGGGTCAGGACCTCGATGGAGATGGCCGACAGCCTCCGGGAGGGCATCAAGTGGGACATGGAGAGCCTCCGGGCCCGCTTAAGGGATACAGTCTACAACATCTTGAAGGAGGTGGAGAGCCCGCTCGCGCCGGACGTCTCCCCGTACGTGATACTGGTGGTGGGCGTGAACGGCGCGGGGAAGACCACCACCATAGGGAAGCTCGCGCAGAGCTTCGCCTCCGGCGGCAAGTCGGTGTTGCTCGGGGCGGGCGATACGTTCCGTGCCGCTGCGATAGAGCAGCTCGAGGTCTGGGGCACGCGTGTCGGCTGTCCGGTCATAAAGCACAAGGAGGGTGGGGACCCGGGGGCGGTGGCCTTCGACTGCGTGAAGGCGGCCGTGGCCAGGAAGACCGACCTGGTGATACTCGATACCGCGGGCAGGCTCCACACGAAGGTGAACTTGATGGAGGAGCTCAAGAAGATAAAGAGGGTCGTCGAAAGGGAGCTCCCCGGCGCGCCGCACGAGATACTCCTCGTGCTCGACGCCACCAACGGGCAGAATGCCGTGGAGCAGGTAAGGCTCTTCAACGCGGCCGTCGGGGTAACGGGCATCGCGCTGACAAAGCTGGACGGCACGGCAAAAGGTGGTATAATAATCCCCATAGCCCGGGAGTTCTCCATCCCCATACGCTACATAGGCGTCGGGGAGGGGGTGGAGGATCTCGTACCCTTTAACGCGCGAGAGTTCGCAGACGCGCTCGTATAGGAAATGGACGAAAAGCTGAAAAATTTTTACGCCCTTTACGACAGGCGGAAGAGCATACGGGAGTTCGCCGAGCGCGAGGTCGAGGACGAAAAGCTGAACCGCCTCTTCTCGGTCCTGAGGCGGGCGCAGAGCGCGGCCAACTGCCAGCCCTGGCACTTTATCGTCATGAAGAAGGGGGACCGGGAGAAGCTCGACCACGTCTTCACCCGGGACGGGTTTAAGAAAGCGCCCGTGGTCATCGTGGCCTGCGCCGAGCCGGAGAAGGCCTGGAAGAGAAAAGCCGACAACAGGAACTACGCCTGGGTGGACGTATCGATAGCCGTAACCGAAATGATAGGGGCCGCGACGGCCGAGGGGCTCGGCACTTGCTGGATAGCGGCCATAGACCCCGAAGAGGTCAAGACCATACTCCACATACCTCAGCGCATAGAGGTGGTCGGCATCATCGCCATGGGCTACCCGCCGAAGGAACTCGTAAAGGAAGAGAAGAACCGCAAGCGCTTCGACGAGATTATACACACCGGGAGATGGTAGGCATAGCCGCCATGGATACCGGTGGAGGAACCCGCAAGGGAAGATAGAAGCCGAAAACGCTTAGACAAGACGGTACACACCGGAAGGTGGTAGGCATAGCCGCCATGGATACCGGTGGAGGAACCCGCAAGGGAAGAGAGAAGCCGAAAGCGCTTAGACAAGACGGTACACACCGGAAGGTGGTAGGCATAGCCACCGGGGATATTGGTGGAGGAACCCGCAAG encodes:
- a CDS encoding nitroreductase family protein gives rise to the protein MDEKLKNFYALYDRRKSIREFAEREVEDEKLNRLFSVLRRAQSAANCQPWHFIVMKKGDREKLDHVFTRDGFKKAPVVIVACAEPEKAWKRKADNRNYAWVDVSIAVTEMIGAATAEGLGTCWIAAIDPEEVKTILHIPQRIEVVGIIAMGYPPKELVKEEKNRKRFDEIIHTGRW
- the ftsY gene encoding signal recognition particle-docking protein FtsY, giving the protein MAFTGLKARLARTHNAFMEGLSSSVGSGARTEALERLEEALIGADVGVRTSMEMADSLREGIKWDMESLRARLRDTVYNILKEVESPLAPDVSPYVILVVGVNGAGKTTTIGKLAQSFASGGKSVLLGAGDTFRAAAIEQLEVWGTRVGCPVIKHKEGGDPGAVAFDCVKAAVARKTDLVILDTAGRLHTKVNLMEELKKIKRVVERELPGAPHEILLVLDATNGQNAVEQVRLFNAAVGVTGIALTKLDGTAKGGIIIPIAREFSIPIRYIGVGEGVEDLVPFNAREFADALV